A genomic stretch from Streptomyces sp. QL37 includes:
- a CDS encoding LON peptidase substrate-binding domain-containing protein → MTTARLPLFPLNAVLFPGLVLPLNVFEERYRAMMRDLLEIDEDEPRRFVVVAIRDGRETAPTATGMPDTVAAAPPAERAPGDGFGPDPVQTFHRVGCVADAAKIRERADGSYEVLATGTTRVRLLSVDASGPFLTAEVEELPEDPGAAEGEDSPTDEAGALSEGVLRAFRSYQKRLAGASERSLTTGADLPDDPSVVSYLVAAAAVLDVPTKQRLLQAPDTATRLREELALLRRETAVIRHLPSLPASELTRDPTYPN, encoded by the coding sequence GTGACCACCGCTCGCCTGCCTCTCTTCCCGCTGAACGCGGTGCTGTTCCCCGGCCTCGTGCTGCCGCTCAACGTCTTCGAGGAGCGTTATCGCGCCATGATGCGCGACCTGCTCGAGATCGACGAGGACGAACCGCGCCGCTTCGTGGTGGTCGCGATCCGCGACGGCCGCGAGACCGCCCCGACGGCCACCGGCATGCCGGACACGGTCGCCGCCGCGCCTCCCGCCGAGCGGGCCCCGGGCGACGGCTTCGGGCCCGATCCCGTCCAGACCTTCCACCGGGTCGGCTGCGTCGCCGACGCGGCGAAGATCCGTGAGCGCGCCGACGGCAGCTACGAGGTCCTGGCCACCGGCACCACACGGGTCCGGCTGCTCTCCGTCGACGCGAGCGGACCGTTCCTGACGGCCGAGGTCGAGGAGCTGCCCGAGGATCCGGGGGCCGCCGAGGGTGAGGACTCGCCCACGGACGAGGCGGGTGCCCTCTCGGAGGGCGTCCTGCGAGCCTTCCGCAGCTATCAGAAGCGGCTGGCCGGAGCGAGCGAGCGCTCCCTGACGACCGGTGCGGACCTGCCCGACGACCCGTCCGTCGTCTCGTATCTCGTGGCCGCCGCCGCAGTGCTCGACGTCCCGACGAAGCAGCGGCTGCTCCAGGCACCGGACACCGCGACCCGGCTGCGCGAGGAGCTGGCGCTCCTGCGCAGGGAGACGGCCGTCATCCGGCACCTGCCCTCCCTGCCGGCGTCCGAGCTGACCCGCGACCCCACGTACCCCAACTGA
- a CDS encoding oxidoreductase, giving the protein MTEPHDGEIPDGLSAAELGMWQSFRNGTTYDLRVHDPVRDDPFAPHIWGPERSVGARTVARLLLDGPPARPGRVAALKLRGLRITGKLDLAGGRVSPYVELTGCRFEQEVVLPECHFTTLRMVGCALPRLDAARLRTEGDLHLPRCRIERGVRLTDAQIGTDLLINQIRIGPDRRGRSFVGDGMSVAQDLQAEMIETRGELSLRGAKVGGSLSLRGSRLRATDGRRALNAPQLSVERTLYMTEAWVSIDTGNQGTTPPFGVARGGGPARGTRAQVFECRGAVRLDDGRFGDAVDLHKARFVLADREELSLRRIVTPELRFNAERPREGRVVLNGAKVVTLIDVSTSWPGPGGLAMGGFVYENLVPYGHFPLSRRLEWVLAATPEYVPEPYERLATVLRSCGEDADAREVLLAKQRRRRETLPPAGRIWGYLQDWTVAYGYRPGRALVWMAVLWAAGAVAFSQYTPESIKGSEHPQWNPALYALDLLVPVINLGQDGYWLLEGGWQWTAAALVLVGWILATTVAAGASRLLRRG; this is encoded by the coding sequence GTGACCGAACCGCACGACGGCGAGATCCCCGACGGGCTCAGCGCCGCGGAGCTGGGTATGTGGCAGTCCTTCCGGAACGGCACCACCTACGATCTTCGTGTCCATGATCCGGTGCGCGACGACCCGTTCGCCCCGCACATCTGGGGCCCCGAGCGCAGTGTCGGCGCGCGCACGGTGGCGCGGCTGCTCCTCGACGGCCCGCCCGCGCGGCCGGGGCGGGTGGCCGCCCTGAAGCTCCGGGGCTTGCGTATCACCGGGAAGCTGGACCTGGCGGGCGGGCGGGTGTCCCCGTACGTCGAGCTGACGGGCTGCCGCTTCGAGCAGGAGGTCGTGCTGCCCGAGTGCCACTTCACCACGCTGCGGATGGTGGGCTGCGCGTTGCCCAGGCTGGACGCGGCCCGGCTCCGCACGGAGGGCGATCTGCATCTGCCGCGCTGCCGGATCGAGCGCGGCGTCCGGCTGACCGACGCGCAGATCGGGACGGACCTCCTGATCAACCAGATCCGCATCGGGCCCGACCGGCGCGGCCGCTCCTTCGTGGGCGACGGGATGTCGGTGGCGCAGGACCTCCAGGCCGAGATGATCGAGACGCGCGGCGAGCTGAGCCTGCGCGGGGCGAAGGTGGGCGGTTCGCTGAGCCTGCGCGGCAGCCGGCTGCGCGCCACGGACGGGCGGCGGGCGCTGAACGCCCCGCAGCTGAGCGTGGAGCGCACGCTGTACATGACGGAGGCCTGGGTGAGCATCGACACGGGGAACCAGGGCACCACTCCCCCGTTCGGTGTCGCGCGCGGCGGCGGTCCGGCGCGCGGGACGCGTGCGCAGGTCTTCGAGTGCCGGGGCGCGGTGCGGCTCGACGACGGGCGGTTCGGGGACGCGGTGGACCTGCACAAGGCCAGGTTCGTGCTCGCCGACCGCGAGGAGCTGTCGCTCCGCCGGATCGTCACGCCCGAGCTGCGCTTCAACGCGGAGCGCCCGAGGGAGGGCCGGGTCGTGCTGAACGGCGCGAAGGTGGTCACCCTGATCGACGTGTCGACCAGCTGGCCGGGCCCGGGCGGCCTGGCGATGGGCGGCTTCGTGTACGAGAACCTCGTCCCGTACGGCCATTTCCCGCTCTCCCGGCGCCTGGAGTGGGTGCTGGCGGCGACCCCGGAGTACGTCCCGGAGCCGTACGAGCGTCTGGCGACGGTGCTCCGCAGCTGCGGGGAGGACGCCGACGCCCGCGAGGTGCTGCTGGCCAAGCAGCGGCGACGGCGCGAGACGCTGCCGCCCGCGGGGAGGATCTGGGGGTATCTGCAGGACTGGACGGTGGCGTACGGCTACCGGCCTGGGCGGGCCCTGGTCTGGATGGCGGTGCTGTGGGCGGCGGGGGCGGTGGCCTTCTCGCAGTACACCCCGGAGTCGATCAAGGGGAGCGAGCATCCGCAGTGGAATCCCGCGCTGTACGCGCTGGATCTGCTGGTGCCGGTGATCAATCTCGGACAGGACGGCTACTGGCTGCTGGAGGGCGGCTGGCAGTGGACGGCGGCGGCCCTCGTGCTGGTGGGATGGATACTGGCCACGACGGTGGCGGCGGGCGCGTCCCGGCTCCTGCGGCGCGGCTGA
- the hisD gene encoding histidinol dehydrogenase, translated as MISRIDLRGTALPEGGALRDLLPRAEFDVEAALETVRPICEDVRHRGSAAVIEWGEKFDGVRLDSIRVPVGAITEALEQLDPAVRAALEESIRRARLVHREQRRTTHTTQVVPGGTVTEKWVPVERVGLYVPGGRSVYPSSVVMNVVPAQEAGVEGIAVASPPQAEFGGLPHPTILAACALLGVDEVYAAGGAQAVAMFAYGTEDCLPVNLVTGPGNIYVAAAKRLLKGRIGIDAEAGPTEIAILADASADPVHVAADLISQAEHDPMAAAVLVTDSEELAAATEAELTPQVAATKHVTDRIEPALAGRQSAIVLVNDLEDGLKVVDAYAAEHLEIQTENAAAVADRVRNAGAVFVGPWSPVSLGDYCAGSNHVLPTGGCACHSSGLSVQSFLRGIHIVDYTRDALAEVTHHVVTLAEAEDLPAHGAALKARFGWKVPQA; from the coding sequence GTGATCTCTCGAATCGATCTGCGCGGTACCGCCCTCCCCGAGGGCGGCGCCCTGCGCGACCTGCTGCCCCGTGCCGAGTTCGACGTGGAAGCCGCCCTGGAGACGGTGCGGCCCATCTGCGAGGACGTACGCCATCGTGGCTCGGCCGCAGTGATCGAGTGGGGAGAGAAATTCGACGGCGTGCGCCTGGACTCGATCCGCGTCCCCGTCGGCGCGATCACCGAGGCGCTGGAACAGCTCGACCCCGCCGTGCGCGCCGCCCTGGAGGAGTCGATCCGCCGCGCCCGCCTCGTCCACCGCGAGCAGCGCCGCACCACGCACACCACCCAGGTCGTCCCCGGCGGCACGGTCACCGAGAAGTGGGTGCCCGTCGAGCGCGTCGGCCTCTACGTGCCGGGCGGGCGCTCGGTCTACCCCTCGTCCGTCGTCATGAACGTCGTCCCGGCCCAGGAGGCCGGTGTCGAGGGCATCGCCGTCGCCTCCCCGCCGCAGGCGGAGTTCGGCGGACTGCCGCACCCCACGATCCTGGCCGCCTGTGCCCTGCTCGGGGTGGACGAGGTCTACGCCGCCGGCGGAGCCCAGGCCGTCGCGATGTTCGCGTACGGCACCGAGGACTGCCTGCCCGTGAACCTCGTCACGGGCCCCGGCAACATCTACGTCGCCGCCGCCAAGCGCCTCCTCAAGGGCCGCATCGGCATCGACGCCGAGGCCGGTCCCACCGAGATCGCGATCCTCGCCGACGCGAGCGCCGACCCGGTGCACGTCGCCGCCGACCTGATCAGCCAGGCGGAGCACGACCCGATGGCCGCCGCGGTCCTCGTCACCGACTCCGAGGAGCTGGCCGCCGCCACCGAGGCCGAGCTGACGCCGCAGGTCGCCGCGACCAAGCACGTCACGGACCGGATCGAGCCCGCCCTGGCCGGCCGCCAGTCCGCGATCGTCCTGGTCAACGACCTGGAGGACGGCCTCAAGGTCGTCGACGCGTACGCCGCCGAGCACCTGGAGATCCAGACGGAGAACGCCGCAGCCGTCGCCGACCGGGTCCGCAACGCCGGAGCGGTCTTCGTCGGCCCCTGGTCGCCCGTCTCCCTCGGCGACTACTGCGCCGGCTCCAACCACGTCCTGCCCACCGGCGGCTGCGCCTGCCACTCCTCGGGTCTGTCCGTGCAGTCCTTCCTGCGCGGCATCCACATCGTCGACTACACCCGCGACGCGCTCGCCGAGGTCACCCACCACGTGGTGACCCTCGCCGAGGCGGAGGACCTCCCCGCACACGGCGCCGCGCTCAAGGCCAGGTTCGGCTGGAAGGTTCCGCAAGCGTGA
- a CDS encoding histidinol-phosphate transaminase, whose amino-acid sequence MTNRTNAWDALPIRDELRGQSPYGAPQLDVPVRLNTNENPYSLPDALVDRIAERVREAARDLNRYPDRDAVELRTELARYLTRTAGHEVAAANVWAANGSNEVLQQLLQTFGGPGRTAIGFEPSYSMHALISRGTGTGWISGPRNEDFTIDVEAAKKAIAEHRPEVVFITSPNNPTGTAVDAETVVELYDAAQAARPSMVVVDEAYGEFSHSPSLLPLIEGRRHLVLSRTMSKAFGAAGLRLGYLAADPAVVDAVQLVRLPYHLSSITQATALAALEHTDTLLGYVAQLKSERDRLVDGLRELGFAVTDSDANFVQFGRFADSHTAWQQILDRGVLVRDNGVPGWLRVSAGTPAENDAFLDAVRELKKEHDA is encoded by the coding sequence GTGACGAACCGCACCAACGCCTGGGACGCGCTCCCGATCCGCGACGAACTGCGCGGCCAGTCCCCGTACGGGGCGCCCCAGCTCGACGTACCGGTCCGGCTGAACACCAACGAGAATCCGTACTCCCTGCCCGACGCGCTCGTCGACCGCATCGCCGAGCGGGTCCGTGAGGCCGCCCGCGACCTCAACCGCTACCCCGACCGCGACGCCGTGGAGCTCCGCACCGAGCTCGCCCGCTACCTCACCCGCACCGCGGGCCACGAGGTCGCGGCCGCCAACGTATGGGCGGCCAACGGATCCAACGAGGTCCTCCAGCAGCTGCTTCAGACCTTCGGCGGCCCGGGGCGCACCGCGATCGGCTTCGAGCCCTCGTACTCCATGCACGCCCTGATCTCCCGCGGCACCGGCACCGGCTGGATCTCCGGCCCGCGCAACGAGGACTTCACCATCGACGTGGAGGCCGCGAAGAAGGCCATCGCCGAGCACCGCCCCGAGGTCGTCTTCATCACCTCGCCCAACAACCCGACCGGTACCGCCGTGGACGCGGAGACCGTCGTGGAGCTCTACGACGCCGCCCAGGCCGCCCGGCCCTCGATGGTCGTCGTCGACGAGGCGTACGGCGAGTTCAGCCACAGCCCCTCGCTGCTGCCGCTGATCGAGGGCCGTCGCCACCTGGTGCTCTCGCGCACCATGTCCAAGGCGTTCGGCGCCGCCGGCCTGCGCCTGGGCTATCTCGCCGCCGACCCCGCCGTCGTCGACGCGGTCCAGCTGGTGCGCCTGCCGTACCACCTGTCCTCGATCACCCAGGCCACCGCGCTCGCCGCCCTGGAGCACACCGATACGCTGCTCGGGTACGTCGCGCAGCTCAAGAGCGAGCGCGACCGGCTGGTCGACGGACTGCGGGAGCTCGGCTTCGCCGTCACCGACTCGGACGCCAACTTCGTCCAGTTCGGCCGCTTCGCCGACAGCCACACCGCCTGGCAGCAGATCCTCGACCGGGGCGTCCTGGTCCGGGACAACGGCGTACCGGGGTGGCTGCGGGTCTCCGCGGGAACCCCGGCAGAGAACGACGCGTTCCTCGATGCGGTGCGCGAACTGAAGAAGGAGCACGACGCATGA
- the hisB gene encoding imidazoleglycerol-phosphate dehydratase HisB, translating into MSRVGRVERTTKETSVLVEINLDGTGKVDVATGVGFYDHMLDQLGRHGLFDLTVKTEGDLHIDSHHTIEDTALALGAAFKQALGDKVGIYRFGNCTVPLDESLAQVTVDLSGRPYLVHTEPEKMAPMIGEYDTTMTRHILESFVAQAQIALHVHVPYGRNAHHIVECQFKALARALRYASEHDPRAAGILPSTKGAL; encoded by the coding sequence ATGAGCCGCGTAGGCAGGGTGGAACGGACCACCAAGGAGACCTCCGTGCTCGTCGAGATCAACCTCGACGGCACCGGCAAGGTCGATGTCGCGACCGGGGTCGGCTTCTACGACCACATGCTCGACCAGCTCGGCCGGCACGGGCTCTTCGACCTCACGGTCAAGACCGAGGGCGACCTGCACATCGACTCGCACCACACCATCGAGGACACCGCCCTCGCGCTCGGCGCCGCCTTCAAGCAGGCGCTCGGCGACAAGGTCGGCATCTACCGCTTCGGCAACTGCACCGTCCCGCTGGACGAGTCGCTCGCCCAGGTCACCGTCGACCTCTCCGGCCGCCCCTACCTGGTGCACACCGAGCCGGAGAAGATGGCGCCGATGATCGGCGAGTACGACACGACGATGACCCGGCACATCCTGGAGTCCTTCGTCGCCCAGGCGCAGATCGCCCTGCACGTGCACGTCCCGTACGGCCGCAACGCCCACCACATCGTGGAGTGCCAGTTCAAGGCGCTGGCCCGCGCCCTGCGTTACGCCAGCGAGCACGACCCGCGCGCGGCCGGCATCCTTCCGTCCACGAAGGGCGCCCTGTGA
- the hisH gene encoding imidazole glycerol phosphate synthase subunit HisH produces the protein MSDKKKIVVFDYGFGNVRSAERALAHVGGDVEITRDFDTAMNADGLLVPGVGAFSACMAGLKQARGEWIIGRRLSGGRPVMGICVGMQILFERGIEHGVETEGLDEWPGTVGPLKADVVPHMGWNTVEAPEGSQLFAGLDPESRYYFVHSYAAHDWSLEVTNAKIRAPKVTWATHGERFVAAVENGALWATQFHPEKSGDAGAQLLTNWIETL, from the coding sequence GTGAGCGACAAGAAGAAGATCGTCGTCTTCGACTACGGCTTCGGCAACGTCCGTTCCGCCGAGCGGGCCCTCGCCCACGTCGGCGGGGACGTGGAGATCACCCGCGACTTCGACACCGCGATGAACGCCGACGGGCTGCTCGTCCCCGGCGTCGGCGCGTTCTCCGCCTGCATGGCGGGTCTGAAGCAGGCGCGCGGCGAATGGATCATCGGCCGCAGGCTGTCCGGCGGCCGTCCCGTCATGGGCATCTGCGTAGGCATGCAGATCCTGTTCGAGCGCGGCATCGAGCACGGCGTCGAGACGGAGGGCCTCGACGAGTGGCCCGGCACCGTCGGACCGCTGAAGGCCGACGTCGTCCCGCACATGGGCTGGAACACCGTCGAAGCCCCGGAGGGCTCCCAGCTCTTCGCCGGTCTGGACCCCGAGTCCCGGTACTACTTCGTGCACTCCTACGCGGCGCACGACTGGTCCCTCGAAGTGACCAACGCCAAGATCCGTGCCCCCAAGGTCACCTGGGCGACGCACGGAGAGCGGTTCGTGGCCGCCGTGGAGAACGGCGCGCTGTGGGCCACCCAGTTCCACCCCGAGAAGTCCGGCGATGCCGGCGCCCAGCTGCTGACCAACTGGATCGAGACGCTGTAA
- the priA gene encoding bifunctional 1-(5-phosphoribosyl)-5-((5-phosphoribosylamino)methylideneamino)imidazole-4-carboxamide isomerase/phosphoribosylanthranilate isomerase PriA, with translation MPKLELLPAVDVRDGQAVRLVHGESGSETSYGSPLEAALAWQSSGAEWLHLVDLDAAFGTGDNRALIAEVAGAMDIKVELSGGIRDDASLEAALATGCRRVNLGTAALETPEWVAKVIAEHGDKIAVGLDVRGTTLRGRGWTRDGGDLYETLARLDSEGCARYVVTDIAKDGTLQGPNLALLRDVCAATDKPVVASGGVSSLADLRAISLLVPEGVEGAIVGKALYAKAFTLEEALKAVAG, from the coding sequence ATGCCGAAGCTTGAACTGCTCCCCGCCGTAGACGTCCGCGACGGACAGGCCGTCCGCCTCGTGCACGGCGAATCCGGCTCCGAGACCTCCTACGGCTCCCCGCTCGAGGCGGCCCTCGCCTGGCAGAGCTCCGGCGCCGAGTGGCTGCACCTCGTCGACCTGGACGCCGCCTTCGGCACCGGCGACAACCGCGCGCTGATCGCCGAGGTGGCCGGCGCCATGGACATCAAGGTCGAGCTCTCCGGAGGCATCCGCGACGACGCCTCGCTGGAGGCCGCCCTCGCCACCGGCTGCCGCCGGGTCAACCTCGGCACCGCCGCCCTGGAGACCCCCGAGTGGGTCGCCAAGGTCATCGCCGAGCACGGCGACAAGATCGCCGTCGGCCTCGACGTCCGGGGCACCACGCTGCGCGGCCGCGGCTGGACCCGCGACGGCGGCGACCTCTACGAGACGCTCGCCCGCCTCGACTCCGAGGGCTGCGCCCGCTACGTGGTGACCGACATCGCCAAGGACGGCACCCTCCAGGGCCCCAACCTGGCCCTCCTGCGCGACGTCTGCGCCGCCACCGACAAGCCGGTCGTCGCCTCCGGCGGCGTCTCCTCGCTCGCCGACCTCCGCGCGATCTCCCTGCTCGTCCCGGAAGGCGTCGAGGGGGCCATCGTCGGCAAGGCGCTGTACGCCAAGGCGTTCACCCTCGAAGAGGCCCTCAAGGCGGTCGCCGGATGA
- a CDS encoding RidA family protein translates to MTDSVRRVSSGGPWEEKFGYSRAVQLPNGLVLVAGCTSVVNGEISAGGPYEQAVASFQLAFDALKQAGLGREDVVRTRMYITHARDVDEVGRAHKELFDDVRPAASMIIVSGFVDPSLVVEVEVEAYRAGER, encoded by the coding sequence ATGACGGACTCCGTACGCCGCGTCTCCTCGGGCGGACCCTGGGAGGAGAAGTTCGGCTACTCCCGCGCCGTACAGCTGCCGAACGGGCTCGTCCTCGTCGCGGGCTGCACGTCCGTGGTCAACGGCGAGATCTCCGCCGGCGGCCCGTACGAGCAGGCCGTCGCCTCCTTCCAGCTCGCCTTCGACGCCCTGAAGCAGGCCGGGCTCGGCCGCGAGGACGTCGTGCGCACCCGGATGTACATCACGCACGCCCGTGACGTCGACGAGGTGGGCCGGGCCCACAAGGAGCTGTTCGACGACGTCCGCCCCGCGGCCTCCATGATCATCGTGTCCGGCTTCGTCGACCCCTCCCTCGTCGTCGAGGTCGAGGTCGAGGCCTACCGGGCAGGTGAGCGATGA
- the hisF gene encoding imidazole glycerol phosphate synthase subunit HisF yields the protein MTLAVRVIPCLDVDKGRVVKGVNFQNLRDAGDPVEMAKLYDAEGADELTFLDITASSGDRETTYDVVRRTAEQVFIPLTVGGGVRTPDDVDKLLRAGADKVGVNTAAIARPDLIREIAERFGRQVLVLSVDARRTPEGTFEVTTHGGRRGTGIDAVEWAHRAAELGAGEILLNSMDADGTKDGYDTEMIKAVRAHVTVPVIASGGAGRLEDFPPAVGAGADAVLAASVFHFGDLRISEVKDALRGAGHPVR from the coding sequence ATGACTCTCGCCGTACGGGTCATCCCGTGCCTGGACGTCGACAAGGGCCGCGTCGTCAAGGGCGTCAACTTCCAGAACCTGCGCGACGCGGGCGACCCCGTCGAGATGGCCAAGCTGTACGACGCCGAGGGCGCCGACGAGCTGACCTTCCTCGACATCACCGCCTCCAGCGGTGACCGTGAGACGACGTACGACGTGGTGCGCCGCACCGCCGAGCAGGTCTTCATCCCGCTCACCGTCGGCGGCGGGGTACGCACCCCCGACGACGTCGACAAGCTGCTGCGCGCCGGGGCCGACAAGGTCGGGGTCAACACCGCGGCCATCGCCCGCCCCGACCTCATCCGCGAGATCGCCGAACGCTTCGGGCGCCAGGTCCTCGTACTCTCCGTCGACGCCCGGCGCACCCCCGAGGGCACCTTCGAGGTGACGACGCACGGCGGCCGCAGGGGCACCGGCATCGACGCCGTCGAGTGGGCGCACCGGGCGGCCGAGCTCGGGGCGGGCGAGATCCTGCTCAACTCGATGGACGCCGACGGCACGAAGGACGGCTACGACACCGAGATGATCAAGGCGGTACGGGCCCACGTCACCGTCCCCGTCATCGCCTCGGGCGGCGCCGGCCGGCTCGAGGACTTCCCTCCGGCCGTCGGTGCCGGAGCCGACGCGGTGCTCGCCGCGTCCGTCTTCCACTTCGGTGACCTGCGGATCTCCGAGGTCAAGGACGCCCTGCGCGGGGCCGGACACCCCGTTCGCTGA
- a CDS encoding alpha/beta hydrolase translates to MQQHLPSGDISPRRHRMSKSRSRTVRFAVAAAAATAGLVTALMPGAQAADNPYERGPAPSNASIEASRGSYATSQTTVSSLSVRGFGGGTIYYPTSTSDGTFGAVVISPGFTAYQSSIAWLGPRLASQGFVVFTIDTNTTADQPASRGDQLLAALDYLTEDSSVRTRIDSSRLGVMGHSMGGGGTLEAAKDRPALQAAIPLTGWNTDKSWPEVQTPTLVIGADGDTIAPVASHSEPFYNSLPSSLDKAYLELRGATHFTPNTSNTTIAKYSISWLKRFIDNDTRYEQFLCPLPSTSLTIAEYKGNCPHTS, encoded by the coding sequence GTGCAGCAGCACCTCCCCTCCGGCGACATCTCCCCGCGCCGCCACCGGATGTCGAAGAGCCGCTCCCGCACCGTCCGGTTCGCCGTCGCGGCGGCTGCCGCCACGGCCGGTCTGGTCACGGCGCTGATGCCGGGCGCGCAGGCCGCCGACAATCCGTACGAGCGTGGCCCTGCGCCGAGCAACGCGAGCATCGAGGCGAGCCGCGGCTCGTACGCCACCTCCCAGACGACCGTCTCCTCACTGAGCGTCAGGGGCTTCGGCGGCGGCACGATCTACTACCCGACGTCCACGTCCGACGGCACCTTCGGAGCGGTCGTCATCTCACCCGGCTTCACCGCCTACCAGTCGAGCATCGCGTGGCTCGGTCCGCGTCTGGCCTCGCAGGGCTTCGTGGTGTTCACCATCGACACCAACACCACGGCGGACCAGCCGGCCAGCCGCGGTGACCAGCTGCTCGCCGCGCTGGACTACCTCACCGAGGACAGCTCGGTCCGCACCAGGATCGACTCCTCCCGGCTCGGCGTGATGGGTCACTCCATGGGGGGCGGCGGCACGCTCGAAGCCGCGAAGGACCGGCCCGCCCTCCAGGCGGCGATCCCGCTGACGGGCTGGAACACGGACAAGTCCTGGCCGGAGGTGCAGACCCCGACCCTGGTCATCGGGGCGGACGGCGACACCATCGCCCCCGTCGCCTCGCACTCGGAGCCGTTCTACAACTCGCTGCCGAGCTCGCTGGACAAGGCGTACCTGGAGCTCCGGGGTGCCACCCACTTCACCCCGAACACGTCCAACACGACGATCGCGAAGTACAGCATCTCGTGGCTGAAGCGCTTCATCGACAACGACACCCGCTACGAGCAGTTCCTCTGCCCGCTGCCGTCGACGAGCCTGACGATCGCCGAGTACAAGGGCAACTGCCCGCACACCTCCTGA